A region of the Pygocentrus nattereri isolate fPygNat1 chromosome 27, fPygNat1.pri, whole genome shotgun sequence genome:
CTCCCAAATATACAGAGTTTGTACATATGTTTTATACCCTAGGTGAAGTTGGGGTGACatcgccccacctcttttttatccaccttactaagttgtgaccatgcattaggatctcctTCCCACAGGTTAATATGTCATGGTCACACATTGTTTTTGTCTACATGGGTTGTTACCAGCAGGACCTTGTACTAGACTGCCTTTTGAATGAAGTACACTACAGGGCTGTCAATCAGAACTAATATATACCAGTCTGTATATACCAGTCTCAAAGGTAGAGtaaaaaaacagccagttttttTCTAAGGGAAAAAGACTGGTTGACAATGGTCATGGAAATTTTTATTCTGgctgtttttggcacataaGACCATAAAATACCATTAAAAGAAActcaaagaaacaaaataaagaaaatactagaaaaatgtatgaaaatgggccctttaagtgaaattagattagattaattgacccttattagtcccacaacagggaaattacacctccgcatttaacccatccgtaaagtggaacaccacatacacactagtgagcacacacacactaggggacagtgagcacacttgcctggagcggtgagcagcccaATCTGCCGTGcccgaggagcagttgggggttaggtgtcttgcccaaggacacctcagtcatgagcTGTCGGCTCTGgcgatcgaaccggcgaccttccggtcatgaggctggttccctaacctccagcccatgactgccccacatAAGTATTTGTCAAAACCTAATTAAAAATGGACAGGTGCGGCCAAGCTCAAGCACTTGAAAGTAAAAagaatttaacatttaactACATTTAAACATGCTCAAGTGGCctatgtaaaagtaaaaactaaaacatgtttaacagaTAAGTCAAATGTTTCCTTCCTGTGTGGTGCTGGGCTGTACTAGACCTCACACAAAGACACATTAGCACAGTTTAGGGCAGTTTCATCTTACATTGTGTTGCATTtgtttgaatattttaataaattgtacttaataTTAAATTCCCTGGAAGTAAATCGATTGGTATCAGGTGAAACATATGAGTATTCTGAATGTCTAAACGAAATGAAGTATGCTTTATCCTCTTGCTAATGTAAACGAGTAAGAGTACAGATATTTAATATGATACTTAAATATAGTGCAAATCTCCCAGAAATAATACTTGAGTAAAACAACAAAGTATAATAGCGCAAGTGTTTCCCTCCCTGTGTTTTAGAGAAGCGAGGGGCTTGACTGACGACCGCAGCTCACTCAGCTTAAGCAGAACGGAAGCACGAGCTCCCTTCGTCATGAACACACCGGTAACGCGCGCCCAGTTCGTTCCCTCGTCACGTGGCAGAGCTTTTCCGGCTGTTGGCGGTCAATTAAAAATGATTACCAATCATCTGATTTAGGAGCAGCGGCGGTGTTTAGCTCGCGCTCTTAGCCCTGAGGTAATTGAGATTGCTAGTTAGAGTTAGAGGTCTTTTTGAGCGACGAGATGACTGAGGACTCACTGTTTGCTAGTGATTACGGTGCGTAAATGAACCTAAATTGCCTGactatttcaattatttttcacAAATAATTGTTTCATTAGGGGTAAACGGAGTAGTTGCTGCGTAGTTAGTTTGGGCAGTGGACGTTTCGGTAGTTTCGCTAAGGCTTCCGGTAGGAATCGACTGCTTTATAAAAGGGAGTCGCACTGAGTTTAGTGAAGTGTGtcagaagtgtgttttttaaacttttacttATAAAACaattctactactactactaaggtcataggtttaaaaaaagtcaaacttTATAATCCCACTCAGCAGTTGGATTAGGCCGTGATACAATGTTTTGTGTTAAAATTAACCGTAGAAAGTGACGAAACGGCCAAGCATTTGTGTATTACATTATTTCCGTGGCTTCTAAGTTCAGTCTGGGCTGTTTTAAAGCTTGATATGTGGACCGTATCACAACTTAGCTTAGCAATGACTGTCACTCATTTACAGACGGCCCGTGCCCTTTGTGTGAGGAGGAAGGCGAGAGGCCTTCCCTGGGGCTCAGagtcagtgaaagagagagaaaagtggacaaagaaagagaagaagcagAGTTAAAAAGAGAGAAGATTAAAGGAGATAAATCTGTAGGTGAAAAGGGAAACGCAAAGGAAGAGGTAGTGGAACAAAAGCAAGAACTAAAAGTAGGTGGTAAGACAGATGATGAACATGGTGAGGAAGAGACTGATGAAGAGAGTATAGCAGAAAAACTAAAGGTGAAAGGGGACAAGAGTGATGGTGGAAAAGACACCTACGCAAGCCCACCCTTGGATGGTAGGAGTGCACCGCAGCTGGACTCTGGCTGTCCCGTTAACCTGGTGATGATGTGTGAGGAGTCTGTTGAGAGATGTGTAAGTGAGGAGCTCATGCTGTGCCCTTCCAAGACCTTAACATTCCCCAAGCTTCCCTCGCTCTCCCTACCTTCCTTAATTAACCCCCTGCCTCTCACTGTACCCCCCTCCAACCCCCCTCTGCTCCCCCTTCAAACTCAGCCAATCGCTCAGACAAAACAGACTCAAGCCACAGCCCAAATGCCAGGACCGGAAGCTCTGTGTCTGGGGAACCGTAATAATAGCCCTTCTGCGGAGCCCAAAACACTTGTTCCTCCAGGGCAGCTGGAGGTGACTCTCCGGCAGGTGTACACCACGCGCCGCTACACCCGCTTCACCAGCAGGCCAACGCCACTGCTACCCTTACCGTCGGTCTGCCCAGACAGCAGTTCACAGCCTTTACCTTACATCACCAGCACCTCTCTACTTCCACCCGCACCCAAGAAGAAAACACGCACCTCCTACAGTTCTGGTGAGTGAGTTCTTGTGTAATATACACTGAGTGGCCAGTTTATGTACACTGACCTCATACCTACAATCAGTGGTAATTTCATCAGGTTCACCTACATAGTAAGATGGTCAACAGCCAGTAAGTATAAACCTAGAAAATGTACATAAGACTGATGACTTGACAATGTccagtgagagtgtgtgtgtgtacaaattaaattaaaaagttaATGTATATTTgggttatttattattcacacactatgaatggtgtgtgtgtgtagatcagTTGGAGGAGTTGGAGAGGGTCTTTCGAGATGATCATTACCCGGATGCAGAGAAGCGAAAAGAGATCGCAATGTCAGTTGGCGTTACACCCCAAAGAGTCATGGTCAGATtctaaaaataacttttttgaaaacttttttttatgcCTCTGCTGGACATTTCGCTGGATGGATCACACTtcctattttttttccctcaggtGTGGTTTCAGAATCGTCGTGCCAAGTGGCGTAAAACTTCCAAAACTACAGCGAAGAAGCCTTCTGCGAGCCGGGCTCCAGCACCTGCTCTGTCCCGAGCACCTGCCCCTGTCCATAGGTTCTTCATTTAAAACATTGATGCTGGATACCACATTTGAGTACTTGCtctgtgtgcatatatatatgtgtttacTCCTGCTTGTGTGTAGGGCTCCTGTTTTCTCAGCTCCTACAATTGCACCCATACCTTCACAAACTGCAAATGCACTTCCTTCTTACAGTGCCCTCTTTACCAGCTGTACAAGCCCACCAGGTCTGtgcctctctttgtctctctgtctctgaaacTTGATCTCTTATTTGTTCTAATTAGCTCAACACAAGTCCTTTATGTACCCAAATTTGGTTTGATATTGGTCTTTAACTCAtatgtttgtgcttttttaCTGATGCTCTCTGGCTTTATTGTTTTCATCGAATTATCATTGCCGGTGTGGATGTAGATCCAGGCTGTGTGGATGGTGGTAATGTATGCATCTCTCAGGGTGGCCCAGTAGACTACAAACTCCCCCTTATGCAGAGCCCCCCACCTCTGCGCCGTGCCTCTTTGCCCTTCTTTGCTGCATAtaacccacccacccacacattGTCTGTGCTGTTGGACACACCAGAGCACAATGAGCCTCAGCCCCTCAGCCTGCACACTGAAACTGGGTAAGCATCAGCATCGACATTTGCACTACTCTCCAATACCACCAGTGGGTGCCATATATCCTTTATTGGTTTATGGACTTAGTTTAGCCATATCTATAATTTCCTCAATGTTACTTCTCCAATTCTCTGTGTTGCAGTATTTTTCTCTGAATGCTACTTCTGCAAAACTCTGATGTATTGCAGGTTTGACTATGATGGAATTGGCTGTTCAGCTAAACTTGAGTCTGTGATCTCTGGTCCTGGTAACCGTGCTCAGGCTTACCAGATCAGCACATTTCCCCAGCAGCCCAGCGCTTTGTTTCCCCAGCAACCTAACAGTCTTCTGGCTCAACAGGGCAATATTATCCCACAGCAGCCCAGCACACTCCTGCCACAGTACTCTCATCTGTCTTACCTCACCCCCTCTCCTTACCTTACACCCAACCCCAGTGAGAGCACAACCTCTTCCTGCCTGCCCCAGATCCCAGGCACCACCAGCAGCCTGATGACTTGCACTAATGGAGGACATTCCTACTTTAAGTGCCAAAATGGCAACCAGATACTGCTACAGCCTGGGGTGCAGggtaaggtgtgtgtgtgtgtgtgtgtgtgtgtgtgtgtgtgtgtgtgttttgtgtaggAGATGGAGGTGTCTGCAAAAATTCCAgcatataaaatacacaaaataatttACAAACAAGAAgttgtgaagtgtgtgtgtgtgtgtgtgtgtgtgtggttgttgttggggtttttttttttttgcaatatgtaGAGTTGAAGTTGAGTAGTGAATATACAACGTATGcatactgtgtaaaagtcagtgCCCACCCTTCAAAACGGccatttagttatttattttacagcccTTTTACAAAATATTTACTGTGTGCACCCTCCAccttttattatagcttccattcaaCTTCTTGCTTGCAAttttcttcaaagaaatctgcagggaaatGTTCATTTGCAAAttgcaattattattttttaaataaatctctTAAATGTGGGAGctttaattgcatttttttctgatgacagttttggtggtctttcaggtcttgcacagttgttaggaatcctgtttttctctttttagtaATTTTATGAAAACCAGTTTTGGCAACTTCTGTTTTGGTTGTCTTTGACATTCTCCCTCCTTATGCATGCAGATTCTTTGTCTAATCTTGCATAACCAGTCTTGAATCAGTAACTTGAAGGCTTTCACTAGAAATAAAATAGATACACAGTACTGCTTGTGTGCAGACATGCTTGCGGAAGATATCtttatgaactttttttttttttttttgtgtgtgtgtgtgtgtgtgtgtgtgtgtgtgtgtagcattgCAGACCTACCCGTGGGCCAGTGATGTGTATGGTCACACAGGTCATGTACCGCATGCAGTCTTGAGGCCCCAGTTCGCATCTCAAAATTGTGAAGGCCACTATCCTCCACTGCTCCAACCCCATCGTTACATCACCCCGCAAAGAGCATCATGCCCCAGCCTGTCCAAACCTGCTTCCCCTGACCCCCTCATGCCCAGTGTCAAAACGGAGTTAGAAGATGCTGGACAAGGCCAGCCAGCCAGAGTCAACGAGGCAGAGACCGTCTTCCACTGTGACTTTTCACCTATTCACTTCTGACATGAACAGGTTTGTGTGTGGCTGGTCCACCTGTCAGAACAATTAATATAGTTTATTACTGCTCTCTGAAAGGCTTTTGTAGTATTTAGTTCTTCATACAATGGTTTTAATATAATTCAGTACATAGCTGCTTTCTGAGAGCCAGGGTTGCTGCATGTCCAGAATTTTTTTTGATTATGCTGAATTTTGGTGGCATGTCTAGAAAAAGAATTCCATTCCTGCACACAAACCCTCTGAAATAGTTTCAGTATGTTAGCATTTCTTACAATGTTTCAACCCAAAGAATGGATTTGATTCAGCTCAGATAATCCCTCAAGACAGGGATAATTGTTTCAAAATGGTGCACCGTTCTGCACAAGGCAGCACTGCAACACTAActatttggtcatgtaaataaaCTGACATCTCTGTACTTTAGAGTGCGTTGTGAATTTGCCATTCAAATACAGAATTTAACTGATGAACTGAATTTTACAAGtttgagagagcgagagaacaaACGCACTCACGCGAGATCGAGATCAGCTTTAAGAAATAAAGTTGCGGTTGCCAGCGGGAGGGTGTGAGTTAAATGTGTTCCTGTGTCAAATAACTTCCTGTTCTGTGTTTCAGAGCCATCAGCGCTGACAGTGAAGCTCTAGAGTCTgcagtttttctgtgtttgtgtgtgcttctttgctgtttttggtTGCTGACTGCAGGCCTTATTAAAGTCccttttgtctttcagttttgcatctgttttgtttgtgttattgtttaattttatgAGTCCAGGACCCCTGATGGGTCAATGTGAACAAGGCTCAAGCtatactttttatttaaaaaaaaaacaaaaaaaaaaaaaaaaaacacacaagcttTAGTCTTTATAATGGGATTCAGGTAatatttaaaatgctgtttaaaGAAGTGCCTTTAGTAACTTTCTGCCACTAGAGGGCTCTGTTTCACcaggttttttctttcaatcaaGAAAGTGCGAgagactttttacttttttatttatttatttattttttggtccAATTTGACATTGAAGGGGAGTTCCATCGGATCATTTCCTGTCTAGTTCATTTGTTGAATAAGCAAATGCactgatatgaaatggtttactctggtggtgataggaacctagGAACCAGGGCACACAATGTCCACACCACAAACAAAGCTGTTTTGTTTACTATCATAAATGACCAGTGGACCTACATGGGTCTTCTGATGTTTATATGCAATATTGATGGTAGTAATAGTGATAAACCTCAACAATGTTGTTTGGGAGTACTTTGCATGTACATCTCTGGCATAaaggaactttttaaaaatgtattttacccCACAAATGTActtgaaaatgtctgtaaaatatAACCAGTAACATATTAGTAATCATTAAATGTAACAGTCTCCTGTGAGAGCTTTAAGAAAAATGCTTTGAATACTTCGTTCCTGTCAttactgctgtgaacaattctgaattgGCACATTTCACTAGAACTGCTCGCCTCGCATTaaacctctgaatgacttggtttactTCTCAATGGTCTAATATTACAACAACtaaagtggaatttcccttatAAATATCTATCATGTTCCCAGACATATGGATTGCGGACCCACTGATGTACCATGTTCTGTATTTCCATTGTTACTTCATCCTCAGCAAAAAATACAGTTTGAAGTTCTTGTGTGTGTACTTATCAATTAGCTGAATTAACCAATTAATGTTGGATTTATTGTAATCTAAGTAGTACAGTATTTAGTACAGCAAATAATGGTTTACCAATAATTGTCATGAATTTCCTATTTGACTTTATAGCTTTTTTTGTGAAGTAATTTTGATCAGTAAGTATTATGAGGTAGCTAGGTGTGGAAATGAAAcaatatgaaaaagaaaatgttaaagTGGAGTTGTTAACAAGGCTGGGACTCAAAGTCTTGTATAAATGTAGTCTAAACTTTTTTTCCATGCACTACAACACAGAAAATGCAATAAGACTGTGTGTTCTTGGGTACTCAGATGGTCGAGCTGTTCATGATACTGTGATGCATTTGCAAAGTTGGTCACAGGAAACCCAGTGCACCCCACATGATGTATGTGTGAACCTGTGTGTTTATCTGATCACTGCGCATGCAAGTGTCAGCATCAGGAAGTGTTGGCGTGGTTAGTAAGGCTGTGTCTCTGAGTGAATTTCAGACGCTGTTTGTAAGCGAAGAAGACAAAGAAATGTCTGGAAAACAGTCACTCTGCTGCCATGTCCACACGGCCACGCGGGTCTCTGCCATCTTCTACCTGGTAATATTTGACtttatacagacacacagacacacactcatatatacataaatgatcaaatatttGGTACCAGGATCAAGCATACAGTTGAGCTTAAAATGGCTATTAATTTTTTGCGTATGGTCCTGTATAAGTGACCGTGACTTATTACAAGTAAAATTACACTTGTAGTGTTTAACCGTGTGTGACTTCATTGGTCTGCATGTAACTAAACAAGAACATACTGGCCCTTCCTGATTTTATACACTGACCGTTTCTGCCACAGCTGTACCAGGATCAGTTCAGCTTAGTTTGTGCGGCATTAAAGGGGCAGCCAGAGTGAGTTGTTAAATGTTGAAGCTGGTAGACTGAACTAAGGCTGCAGAGACGCTGGAGTCAGCTTGACCAGTGCGCTGACTGAGTGATAACTGCAGTAGAGAGCTGGGTTGAGTAACAGGAAGCCAGACTCCTGTAGAATGAGAGATACATACTCATGCGGTGAGGACATTAACACAACTGTCTGCTTTGGTTCACATTATTTTCAGGAACAGAAATAACAAAACTCAGATATATGCATTTTCAGGGTATAAAGAAATAAACGGAGAGCACTCACTACCTGATGGGGCTCCACTGTGGTTAAGTATAGAGGCACAGTCCTTAACTAATACCTCTTTAccagttttactgttttctaTGAGGAAATCTCTCAAGAGAATAATCAGtattaattttataattaaaaactCCTTAAGGATTCTGAATCAAATTAAGAggtttctttctctgcctccagTTTCCAgctatttataaccatttttttGTTCCAGGCCAGTTAGATAATGTGTTTCTTACATGGAGAGAGAAGGGTTTAGGGTGCAtcaaagatttttattttgacaaCAGCTTTGTTCCCTTTACTCAGCTTAAAATTAAATATAGTCTTCCTTCTTCTCACTTCTTTCGATATTTGCAGGTCAGACACTATGTTCAAAAAAATGTACCCTCTTTTTCAATTAAACCAAAAGAATCTGTTTTTTACGACTTGCTACTTTCTCCGCCTGAGGCTAGACACTTGGTGTCCAACTTTACTGTTGCATTATCGGCATCAGACAATACTACCCCCCTAAAGGTAGGGTGGGCCAATGAGTTGGGTGCTGCAATTTCTGATAATATGTGGGAGGAAAGTTTGTCCAGTATTCATCGttgctcagtgaactccaggtATAGACTCATATAGTTTAAAGTATTACACaggttttacttttttaaaaccaAATTGAACAAAATCtactcctctgtctctcctttgtGTGATCGTTGTCAAACCTCAGAAGGTTCCTTGTCTCACTTAATCTGGTCCTGCCCTGTGTTGCATGACTATTGGGTTCATATCTTTCATTGGTTCTCTGAAGCATTCAAAGTGGACATTGTCCCAGATTACAAACTTGCTATCTTTGGTTATTTTGAcagttctgtttctttttcatttgcacAAAAGCAAGCTCTATTGTCAGGTATGGTTGCAGCTAAATCTCCAGTGGCACCATGCTTTAAGAGGTAGTTAAATGAGATGTTATTCATTATACAAATGGATCGGTTACATTGCAATGATGCTAAATCATATAAACGCTTCCAGAGTGTTTGGGGAGTGGTTTTGAATAGTCTGGAAGGGTCCTAGTCTGATACCAGTCCCAGTCTGATATTGGATATATTCCAGTTTGATCTATTGTCATTTAGTCTTTGTAATGCTTGAACTCGACagcctgtattttatttttattttctttctttcttttttatttatctttagttattttcttttcctttttctttttatctttcccttttttgttCTTGATGCTTTGGTGCTAGTTACTATTTCTGATTGCGTATTGTCATTATTAGCATGGGTTGTGTTTTTCTGCGATTCCttataaataaagtatatatattatataacgGAGAGAAAAGGGATAGAGAATTTCTAGGAAATTAGCCATTGCATTGAAATGTGAAGAAAGATTATTGTATAAATATTATGTCCTATATATGAATATGaagacattaaaacacattatagACCAAATTAttgcatgatttttttcccAGATATACATTGTTGGCAGTGATTtttatacatacagtactgtggaaatCTTAGGCACCCTAAGacaagtgttaatatttgaataaacaaaatgttaatattaataatgattatatatatatatatatatattcataaattgtgattttatggatgtgtttgtttaaccattttcaagcctctcctcgaggaagcccagtattatatgtggTTAATTCCTGGTGTGACCTGGTTTGCCCAATCAGTGcgtcattaaattgtgctcatgatgtaattgatgatgttaataagtctctgtggtggctgtgaagatgtcaaggaaaaatatggacccaagaaattcttgtaactgtttattgtttttatgtttatttgaattatgatatattgtgataaactcactgatgaggtaaattgtttaaaagtttgcttagatgcctaaacctttcgcacagtactgtacaagaAATATAAACGCTATATTATGATTACCaccacttttttggaaaaataaaataccagtgtttcttctgataTCATGGGTAATAAATAGCAGTTTTTCCCTCTCTACTGCAGTAACAACCTACagttttctgggaaggctttatatGAGAAGTTGGAACATAGCTGTGAAGATTTCATTGCATTTGGCCTTAAGAACATTAGTAAGGTCAGATACAGATGTTGGACAactagttctggatcacaaatgacACTCCAATACATCCCAAATATATTAGATCCAGTTCCATCACTcaagttttattctgtttgaatgAGAGTAAAATAGTAACGTATGTTATAAGAGAAATCAGAGgagtttgatttttatttctttccttcagAGGAAACTTGTTAATAAAGATTAATTAATAACATTGAAGCTGTCaactaaaatacacaaaaaagcaatttgttcattttttcttggatatatattgaaatatattaaataggAAGATTATTTTCAAGATTATAAGAAAGTTACTCTCCCACACTAAAACATGTCTGGGTCAACAGTCTTGCAGGAAACACAATCTCACTTAAAATACTTTCGAAAAACTACCCAAGGGAAGGCactgtgtgtgtaggtgtgcgtGAGTGTACGTGAGTTATGTAATTTACACTTTTACAGGCATTTCTGAATGAATCGCTGTTCTACCACTGTATACCTAGTTCTGTTGGTATTGGCTTACAGAGAGGAATCAAAACACACCTACTGCCAGagtacacacactcagagacaCAGACCTTTACTCTTATAAATTTCTTTCACTCAGTCTCTGTTTCATGCTTGCTCtatgtgttgtgtgtctggGTGTTATCTAGGTGTATAATCTGCTGGTGGCCATGGATCTGACTGTTGGTATAATCCGGAAGACTGACCCACTCACCGTCTCCTACACTGACATGAAATTCGCTAATGGCTATCGTGCCTGTGAGTGCTATGTTATAATACATCATTATCAAACATATGTCTGATACAACAAAACTTTATCACTTTTATACACACTCATCTGTCACTTCTCCTGTCACTCCTGAAAGCGTCTAGTACTTCTACTACAGTCTTTAGTGTTATACTACAGTCTGTCTATACTCCTTAATGGTTTTTATTAAATTGAACATCTAGTACATACAGTAGGGCAGCAGTTATTTTCTTTAGTTGTTAATTAGTTTTTacctcatttttattcattttttcctgtttaGTGTCGCCCAAAATGTTTTGCTCCAGTAAAAACAATACAGTTACTACCATCCACCACTTTTCAGTCCCACCAGAGTCTCACTCATTGTTGCATACTAAAATGACAATTTGGCAGCAGCTTTTCTCAATCTTCCTGAAGAGGGGAGAGTTTGGAACAACTGTAGAAATATGTGATTACCTGTGATATGAAGACGATATATTTCTTCAGCTTGTTTTAAATGTAGATTAGGTAGTTCCTGATTAAAAACAAGGGATAAATTAAGTGTacagatatacagtactgtgcaaaagttttaggcatctaagcaaatgtttaaacaatttacctcaacagtgagtttatcacaatatacattagaataaagtcatattcataattcaaataaacataaaagcaataaaatataacaagaatttcttgggtccatatttttccttgacaccttcacagttgccacagagacttgttaatatcatcaataacatcatgagcacaatttactgaagcactgattggtcaaaccaggagttgctttttaactacatataatacaggacttcctcgaggagaggcttgaaaatggttaaacaaacacactaacatgtgtgtgtgtgtgtgtgtgtgtgtgtgtgtgtgtgtgtgtgtacgtatacattttgtttattcaagtattaacacttttctcagcaaataaacacacactattGACATttgaaacacatacacatatgaatttatttaataaataaatagtcttgggtgcctaagacttttgcacagtactctacTCTAttgtcaagatttttttttcttttctagtcACAAGTTGAGacaaacaagtaaaacaaaGTGGGTCCAAAACACCAGGAGCACCATGAGATGATGAACTAGGCCTGggaaatatctaaaaataattggcagaacattttatttttgttgtaaaGTTATTGTTTATGGTATTCTTAATATGTATGGCAGTTGGCAGCATTTACGTGTCTTTAAATTTgtatcatgtttttcatttctctgtAGTTGATATTAGCACCAACTTTATGATGTTGGTTTTGATGTCCTTCTCCAGTGTGCTGGTCCTGTTATCTCACCGGAAGGTAATGGGTTTGTGTCTGAGTGTTCATGTTGCAGTTATGTGTACATTAGCATTTCTTTTCACAGTCGTATATAAGACAAAAAAATTCAATTGTATTATATAACTTGCTCAAAGTTATATTTGCCCTCTTTaatctttattgtcattattactTTTTTGGGTAGAAATTCATATTTGTTATTAACAAATGTTTATAAGATACTCACAATGAGATTTTACAGGTGAATAGAGCATTTATGTAAACAGTAGTCATTTGAATGCAATTTGAAATAGCAGTATGTATTGAAATCCTTCTGTAACATCCTTcagaataacattaaaaattgaCATGTAAGATTTCATGAATGCAGGGATTAAAGAAATGCAGATTTTTGGTTTTGAATGTAGAAAAAGGTGATTTTgagaaaaactattttaaaaatgggCTTTAGATCTGCATTACCCAGTAAGatcacagaaaaaataaaatttttctGAATGTTGCGATCAGTACAACGGAAATGGATGTATTAGATATTCATCTTAGATTCTATCAGTGATTTGTGACAAGGTTTTGCTAAGTGTGGTGGAGCTAAGCTTTCAAAGTTACAAACCTTTGTAAATGTTGTTAGATGTGAGGGAATGCAAATagttaaaacactgaaattataattatatttctgTTGATTTTGACATCGTTGTTAGAGTTTAGGAAATCTTCATTTCTACCTGTCTTGACTTAATGAAACTAATATGTCtatatttttattctgtatAAACTGAGCTTGAATATGTTATGAAACAGCAGCGAGTGATAAGCTTTGGATTTAATactcagactgtgtgtgtgtgtgtgtgtgtaca
Encoded here:
- the LOC108424776 gene encoding homeobox protein NOBOX, whose product is MTEDSLFASDYDGPCPLCEEEGERPSLGLRVSERERKVDKEREEAELKREKIKGDKSVGEKGNAKEEVVEQKQELKVGGKTDDEHGEEETDEESIAEKLKVKGDKSDGGKDTYASPPLDGRSAPQLDSGCPVNLVMMCEESVERCPIAQTKQTQATAQMPGPEALCLGNRNNSPSAEPKTLVPPGQLEVTLRQVYTTRRYTRFTSRPTPLLPLPSVCPDSSSQPLPYITSTSLLPPAPKKKTRTSYSSDQLEELERVFRDDHYPDAEKRKEIAMSVGVTPQRVMVWFQNRRAKWRKTSKTTAKKPSASRAPAPALSRAPAPVHRAPVFSAPTIAPIPSQTANALPSYSALFTSCTSPPDPGCVDGGNVCISQGGPVDYKLPLMQSPPPLRRASLPFFAAYNPPTHTLSVLLDTPEHNEPQPLSLHTETGFDYDGIGCSAKLESVISGPGNRAQAYQISTFPQQPSALFPQQPNSLLAQQGNIIPQQPSTLLPQYSHLSYLTPSPYLTPNPSESTTSSCLPQIPGTTSSLMTCTNGGHSYFKCQNGNQILLQPGVQALQTYPWASDVYGHTGHVPHAVLRPQFASQNCEGHYPPLLQPHRYITPQRASCPSLSKPASPDPLMPSVKTELEDAGQGQPARVNEAETVFHCDFSPIHF